The stretch of DNA GTGCTGGATGTGTCCAGCGACAGCTACCTGCCGCCCTCCCACACCCTCGGCATGGTCAAGATGATGAGCCAGACCGTCGAGAACCGGCTGATCCTCAACCTGTTTCGCGGTGAGCATTTCCAGCTGACGTTCAATACCGGGTTGAACAATCTCGACAGCCAATGGGCCGGGCTGCTGATTTTTGATGAAAGCGGCCAGGTACTGTCGGCCAATCGCCGGGCCGACAACCTGCTGGGCATCAGCCTGTCGCGGGTGTTGATCGACAGCCTGTTCAAGGTCTCGTTGCTGGAACTGCTCAACCAGCCCGAAGGCCTGCCCTTCTCGCTGCAAGCCGCCGGACGCAACCGTTTCCAGTGCCTGCTGAAACGGCCGAAACAGGCGCCAGTGCAGGCTCGCGTGTTTGTGGAAACGAAAAAGCCCCGCGAACCTGGCCCCACGGCCATCAGTCTCAAGACCCTGCACTTCGGCGATGCCCGCGTGGAAAAGGCCGTGCGTCAGGCCGAGCGCCTGCTGGAAAAGGATATTCCGTTGCTGATCCACGGTGAAACAGGTGTCGGCAAGGAAGTGTTCGTCAAAGCCCTGCACCAGGCCAGCTCTCGCAGCCAACAAGCGTTTATCGCGGTCAACTGCGCAGCGATCCCCGCCGAACTGGTGGAGTCGGAACTGTTCGGCTATGAAAAAGGCGCATTCACCGGCGCCAACCAGAAAGGCAGCATCGGGCTGATCCGCAAGGCAGACAAAGGCACGCTGTTCCTCGACGAGATCGGCGACATGCCCCTGCCGACCCAGGCCCGGCTGTTGCGGGTATTGCAGGAACGCTGTGTGCAGCCTGTAGGCAGCAGCGAGTTGTACCCGGTGGATTTGCGGATCATCTCCGCCACCAACCGCTCGCTGCGCGAACAGGTACAGCTCGGGCGTTTTCGCGAAGACCTGTATTACCGCATCGGTGGCCTGACCCTGGAGCTGCCGCCGCTACGGGAGCGCACGGATAAACAGGCGTTGTTCAAGCAGCTGTGGCAACAGCATCGCGAGCCGACGCAGTGGGCCGGGTTGAGTAACGAGGTGCTGGCCTTGTTTGAACAGCATCCGTGGCCGGGGAACCTGCGCCAAGTGAGCAGCGTGTTGCAGGTGGCGCTGGCCATGGCGGAAGAGCAGCCGATTCGGGTGGAACATTTGCCGGATGATTTTTTTGTGGATTTGAATGGGGTGGTGCCGGTGTGTGATGCAGTGGATGACAGTCTGGACCTGAATGAGCGACTGAAGGCGGTGGGCGGGAATATCTCTCACCTGGCCAGAGAGCTTGGCGTCAGCCGCAATACCCTCTACAAACGCCTGCGACAAAACGGGAATTCTGTGTAGAAACACAATCAAAAATGTGGGAGCGGGCTTGCTCGCGAATGCGGTATATCAGTCGCTGATGCTTTAACTGACAGTCTGCATTCGCGAGCAAGCCCGCTCCCACATTGGAACTACATTGGGTTAGAGAAGTGGGTTCAGTTCAGGACCGGCGTTGCCCCCATTGGCACTTTGCGCCCTGGCGCCGCCATCTCAAACAACTGCTCCACCCGAACACTCTCCTGCGCACTCGGCTTGATCGCCAATGCACACGCCACAAAAATCCCCGCATTGACCACCAGCCCCACAATCCCGCTGGTCAACGACCCCAGCCCAGGAATGTCGTCCGGGTACATCGTCGTCAGCACAATCGCCACTACAATCCCCGCCAGCATCCCGGCAATCGCGCCTTCCTTGTTGCCGCGGCGGCTGAAAATGCCGAAGAACAGCGGCACCGCCAATTGGATAATCCCCTGGTAGGAAATCTGCGCCAGCAATTGCAGTCGCGCGTAATCAAAGGTCAGGTATGCCAGCACCGAGGCGGCAACGATAAACACCACCATCCCGGACTTGGCCAGCAGCGTCAGTTGCCGGTCGGTACGCGGGGTGTTCCAGGTGGCAAGGTCGTTGGCGAACTGGGTGCCGCAGACCTGCACGCAGCCGTCGACGTGGCCGATGCTCGCCGCCAGTACGATGACGATAGCCAGCGCCAGCATCCACGGCCCGCCGATGTCGAACAGCGAGAGGAACCAACCTTGTTGCGGGTGCGCGATGACGTTCGAGTCCTGGCTGATGGCCGCGGCAAACAGCATCAGAATCCCGTAGAAACCACCCACCAACAGGATCGTGTACAGCGTGCCTTTCTTCACCGCCTTGACGCCGCTGGCGGTGTAGATGCGCTGGAAGCTCATGGGCCAGCACATCGAGCCGATCACGCCGGTAAAGATCAGGCTGAACATGTACAGCGGGCCGTAACCGGTGCCGCTGGCGCCGGGAATCAGCAACATTTTCGCCGGCAGGTGCGACAGGTTGGAGAACGACGCCTGGTCGCCGAACAGCAGGAACACACACAGCGCCGCACACACGACATAGGCGATCAGGCCCTGGAACATGTCGGTCATGATCAGCCCGCGCATGCCCATGCTCACGGTCCAGTACTGGCGCACCAGCACCACCACCACGCCGGCGACCAGGCAGGTGGTGACGCCCCAGCGGCCGAAGCTGGCGAACTGGAACAACATCGCCAACGCCTGGATGCCCATCACCACCCACGGGAATACCGAGATGATGCCGATGATCGAGGCCACGCGCTTGACCACCGGGCTGTTGAAGCGCATGCCGAGCAAGTCCGGCTGGGTGCGCAGGTTGAAACGCTGGCCCCAGGTCCACGCGCGGCGGGCCATCAGGTACATTGCCGTCACGCCAAGGGTGGCGTAGACCATGCCGTAGAAGCCCAGGGCGCCGCCGATGGTCAGGGCGAAAAACGCGGTAAAGGTCGAGCCCGGCCACCACGAGTTGGTGTAACACATGGCGATGTACCACGGCCCATAGGAGCGCCCGCCTACGGCGTAATCGGAAAAACTCGTGCTCTCGCGGTTGGTGGCGTACAGCACGGCGATCATCCCGGCCAGGAACAGGCCGATGACGCCGAAGGTGATAAAGAGGTTGGCATCGCTGGCGGTGCTGATCATTGCGCATCTCCCTCTTCGGGTATTTCGCCGGCCTTCAATTCGGCGACGTACAACGCCCACAGGCCCAGGCCTGCGAGGACGGCAATGGCGATCCAGTAGAAGATCGGCAACGGTATGCCCAGTACCAACGCGGTACTGCCGCTCACGCTCAAATAGAACGGCGGGAATAAGGCGAGCATCAGCAACAGGAAAAAGTACACGCCGAAGAGTTGGCTTTTCAGGCGTCCGGGTGGTGCGCTATCAGATTTCATGAGTCGGGTGCTCCTTGAATTTGTGGATCGTTTTTTTGTGTGATCAAACAAAAATCAAGCAGTGAAAACGCAGGCACCAATCAGCGCCCAAGTGACTTCATTCAATGCATTATTGTTGTCTGGCGCAGGCTCAAGCCTGTCTTAGCCAGGTTTCCCATTGCGAATCGTTGATGCTGCTGCGGGCACGCATGTGCTTCCAGGTGCCGTATTTGTAGAAGTCGAAATCCAGCTGCGACACCGCGTGCTGCACCATCGCCCAGGTCGACCATTTGATGTCCGCCAGGGCCTTGTGCAACTTGATGCGCGCGAGGTTCTGCGGGGTGACCTGGCCGAAGTAATCCTCGATCAGGGCCAGTTCCATTTCATCAGTGAAAAACATCTCGCCGAACCACAGCGCCAGTTCGTAATGCCGGTCGTTGTTGGAGGCGTATTCGAAGTCCACCAGACGAATTTGCCGACGGTCGTTGAGCATGAAATTACCCGCCAGGGTGTCATTCATGCAGGGAGCCAGGTCGATGCCGGAAGCTTGCAGCACGCCCCGGGCGCGGTCGCATTGGCGGCGCAGCCAGGCGTCGTCGGCGGGCTTGCAGCCGTTGAGCTGCTCCACCTGCCGCTGGTGCTCGGCAATCATGTCGAACACGGTCTTGGTCTGCACCAGTGGCGGCTGGTCGTTGAACGCCTTGAGGGCGTGCAGCGCGTTGTGGCGCACGTCGCGGTCGAGGAAGTCGTGGTTGGAGGAGGCGCGCCAGCCCTCCATGAACTCGAAGACTTCCACGCCGAACTCTTCAAGGAATGCGAACACCGGCGCGCCATAGCCGGTTTGCGCCGCCTTGAGGCTGGCGTCGTGGGCCGTGCGGCGGTCAATGAACATCTCGGTGCCCACGCCCGGCACCTTGAAGAAATACGCAGTGTCGATCCCGGCCACTTCCACCCGCCAGTTGGTGTTGGAAATCCCGCCGCTGACCGGTTCATAACGAATGCCGGTGCCGCCCCAACTGGCAACCCCGCGCACCGCCGCTTCCAGCTGACACTCTTGTGGCGTACACGCCTCACCTAACGCTTTCATGCCTGCCCCTCCTGTACCTGACGTAGCCAACCTTCAAACCGCGGGTCTTGCAGACTTTGGCGGCAGCGCAACAGCGTCCACTGCCCGACCTTGGAAAACTCCAGCGGCCGCGCCGAGGTAGCGCCGACCCACAGGCCCCAGAGCGTCCAGTACCAATCGTTGACCAAGGCGTACAAGCGGCAGCGCGCATAGTCGCTTTCACGGCACTCGCCGGCCCAGGCATGGATGCCTTCGCGCCAGTCGTTTTCGAAGACGTACAACTCGTTAAGGCTGATCGCCACGTCGTACCAGGGATCACCACTGCCGGCGTAATCGAAGTCGATCAGTTGCAGGGCGCCGTCCGGGCCGATCATCACGTTGCTCGCTACGCCGTCGCCGTGCAGCGGCACCGAGTCGCTGGCGTTCAGTTGCAGCGAGGTCCAGGCCAGGTCAATGCAGGTGCTGATCCAGGCGTGGTCGATGGGCAAGGCCACGCTGTAGCGCACGCATAATTCGCGCAGGTGCTGGATGTCTTGCAGCGGCGAGCGGGCGAAGCCCGGCGAGGTGCCTTGGTGCAATTGTTTCTTCAGGGCCCAGAGCGCTTGCAGGCGCCGGGGCTGCATCAATTCGTCGAGGCGGGCCCAACGCCACTCGCTGGTGGGCAACGCATCCAGCAGCAACACGCCGGCCGTGGCATCCACCAGGCGCACACCCGGCGTCACGTCGCAATCAGCTGCCAGTTGGGTGGCGCGGGCAGTGCGTTCAATGTCGATCAGCGCGCGCATGTCGTCATGCAAGACTTTGGCGTAACACTGGCCCCACGGTGCGCTGACGGTAAAACCGGCCCACTCGGTGGCCAGGCGTACCGGCGAGGCAATCCCGGCGGTGCCCTCTTCGACCACCACATGGGCGGACAAGCCGGCGGCCTCCAGGGCGCCCAGCAGCCGTGACTTTGCTTGCAAACGACTCGACATGGCAGACCTCAGCGGTAGGCGTTGGGGGTGGAACAGGCGCGGTGCAGCAACGCGGTCAGCATGTGCAGGCCGTTGCGCATGTCCTGTTCGCTGGTGAATTCCGCTTCGTTGTGGGACACGCCATTGCTGCTCGGGATAAACAGCAGGCACACCGGGTAATGCCGGCTCAGGCTGATGGCGTCGTGGCCTGACACGGTGACGCTATTGCCGATGGGCAAGCGCAGTTGCTGGCCGACCCCGTAGGCCAGCTCGGCAAAACCGTGATGCAGGTGGCTCGGCTCACGCAGGGCGCGGCTTTCGATGCTGTAGTCAGTCGACGTGGCGCTGGCGGTGGCCTTGAGGCTGGCGTCCAGGCGCGCACCGGCTGCGGCCAGTAATTCGGTGTCGGGCGAGCGGTACTCGACATGCAACGTCACGCTGGAAGGCACCACGTTGGGGGAATTGGGATAGATCTCCAGGCGCCCCACCGAGCTGTGCAGCAGCACGCCGTGCAGGTCGGCCTCCGCCCGCACCGCAGTGATCGCGTGGGCGGCGGCCAGCAAGGCGTCCTTGCGCGCGGCCATGGGCGTAGGGCCGGTGTGGTTCTGTTCACCGATGAACCGAATCCGTTGCTTGAGGGCGGCCCAGGTGTCGCGCACCACACCGATGGCCAGCCCGTCGCGCTCAAGGCCATCACCTTGTTCGACGTGGATTTCCACATAACCGGCGACGTCCAGCTCGACGCGGCCCTCCCCCAGATAACCAATCTGCTGCAGCGCATGCTTGAGGCTGATGCCATCGCCATCGCGGCAGGCCCAGGCGTCCTGCAGGGCCAAGTCACCGGTGAACACGCTGCTGCCGATCAGGCTGGGCTGGAAACGCGCGCCCTCCTCGTTGGTCCAGTTCACCACCGCCAGGTTGCACGCCGGCGTTTCGCCGCGCTCGCGCAGTTGGCGAGCCAGGCTGGCCACCGCGACTGCGCCGGCCAGCACGCCATAGACCCCATCGAAACGCCCGGCACTCGGCTGGCTGTCGAGATGCGAGCCACACAGCACGTAGGGCGCTTCTGGATTAAAGGTGATCAAACCGAACATGTTACCCACTGCATCCACACGCACGTCAAAACCGCGTTCAGTCAGCCAGGCCGCGAACAGGTCGCGCACGGCGCCGTCTTCAGCCGAGGCGGCGAGGCGATGCAGCCCACCGGCCTTGGTCGCGCCGATGACCGAGGTGTCGCGGAACAGCGCCTCGAAGGTTTCAAGGTCCTGTTCACTGGGCACCAGCAACTCAGGGGTAAAGGATATCGACATGGGCTTGCTCCAGGCGGGTCGCAAAGTCGTTGGACGGCGCACGATTGGTGACCAGGGTCGTGATGGCGCTGAACGGCAGCGTATTGATAAAGGTGCGGTGGCCGAACTTGGCGTCATCGGCCAGGATCACGCTGCGCAGGCTGTGTTTGGTCAGTTCCCGGCGCAGCAGCGCCTCGGGCTCCTGGTAGTCCATGAACCCCAGCTCCAGGTCGACAGCGCCGATGCCCATGAAGGCAATGTCGTAGTGGAACTGTCGGACGAATTCCAGGGTGTGGGCGCCAATCAGCGCGTTGTCGTTGCGGCGCACATCGCCGGGCACCACCAGCACCTGGTTGGCGCTTTGCTCGGTGATCAGGCGGGCGATGTCCAGGGAGTTGGTGATGATGCGCAACTGGCTGAACGCGGTCAGTTGCTGGGCCAGGGCCAGGGTCGAGGTGCCGGTGTCGAGGAACAGCACCATGCCTTCGCTCACCAGCTTCGCTGCACACACCGCGATACGCGTCTTGGCCTGGGGCTTGATGCGGCTGCGCACCTGCAGCGGCTGTTCTTCGTTGAGCCGCGGCAGGATCGCGCCGCCGTGGATGCGCCGCAGCTTGCCGGCTTCTTCCAGGTACTTGAAGTCGCGGCGGATGGTTTCTTCGGAGACGAACAGCGCCTGCGCCAGGTCCGACGCCTTGACGCGCTGGTGTTGGGTGAGCAGGAGCATGATTTCGTCGAGACGTGGCTGGTTGAGCATAAAAGAGGTATTCCAGGGCAGGTTCAGGCGGCCGGTATTGCGCGCCCCACGGCGAAACGCGGCGCGAGCCGGTCCAGCGGGGAGCATAGAACGTAATACAGCCATGGACAGGGTCACGGGTACCTCTCACTCATCAGGGTGTGAAAGGGCAGGACAACACAAAGCGTTTATCACGGGCGGGCTTCTTTTGAGCCCACTCCGGGTTCAATCAATCAGGGCATCAGCATCGGGGGGAGGTGCTGATCCCAGGGGGCGATGGCTTCGACGGCCGCGCAGAATTGCAGCACCTGGGCGTCGGCAAAACGTGGGCCGATCACCTGCAGGCCAATCGGCAAACCGCTCGGGCTGAAGCCGCAGGGCAGGCTGGCAGCGGGGTTGCCGGTGATATTGAACGGATAGGTAAACGGCGTCCAGCGCGCCCAGGGCACCGCGCCCTCCTCGCCCGGCCAGCCGTCGGGGGCAACCCGGTCGGCGGCGAACGGCAGGATCGGCATCGTCGGCATCAGCAGTACGTCGTAGTCATTAAACAGCGCGTGTACCTGATTGGCGAACAGTGCACGTTGCTGCACAGCCTTGAGGTAGGCCGCCAGATCGTAATCGGCGGAGCGCTTGATCAGCGCAGCGAAACCCGGGTCCAGTTGGTCGAGGCGATCGGCCAGGGATTTGCCATAGGCGATCCCGCGCCCGCCGACCCACAGGGTTTCGAAGGTGGCCAGCGGGTCTTGCCAGTCCAGGTTCAGGGTGGTGACGGTGACCGGCAGCTCATCCGCAAGGTAATGCACCGCCGCTTCGACGGTGGCGGCGATGACCGGGTCCACCGGCGTATCGAACAAGGTCGGGCAATACGCCACACGCACGGGGCCCAGCGGTTGGTCGCAGCGCGCCAGGTAGGACTCGGTGGGCGCGGGCAAGGCCTGGTGATCCAGCGGATCGGGCCCGGAGAGGATATCGAAGAGCAACGCGCTGTCGCGCACGGTACGGGTGATCGGGCCGGCGTGGCTGAGCATTTCAGTGGCGGACCAGGGCCAGGTGGGGATGCGCCCCAGAGAGCCTTTAAGAGCGAATGCACCGCAAAAGGCGCCGGGAATGCGCACCGAACCGCCGCCGTCGGAACCCAGCGTGGCCGGGACCATGCGTGCTGCCACCGCAATGGCCGAGCCGGAACTGGATCCTCCGCTGGTGAGCTGGGGGTTCCAGGGGTTGCGGCCATTGCCGAAAACCCGGGAGGTGCTGGCGCCGGTCCAGCCGAATTCGGTGGTGGCGGTCTTGCCGAGGATGATCGCGCCGGCCTCCTTGAGGCGGCGGATGATCGGGGCGTCCTGGGTGGGGACGTTGTCCAGGCCGGTCAGCGAACCGCGGGTGGTGCGCAGATTGGCGGTGGAGAACAGGTCTTTGATGCCGAAGGGGATGCCGTGGAGCGGGCCACGAAATTGGTTGGCCTGCGCTTCTGCGGTCAGGATTTCAGCCTGCTCCCGCGCGGATTCGGTGTAGACGTCGCCGAAGGCATTCAGTGTGGGATTGTGGGTTTTGATGGCTTCGAGGCTTTGCTCGACCAGTTGCACAGGGGTCAGTGTGCCTTGGCGGATGCTTTCGGCTGCGTGCAGGACGCTGGGCATGTGGGTCAGTGAGGTATCAGTCTTCATTGAGCATCCTGGGACATCTGCGAAATGATCCAGCGGGTACGTCAATAGACGCCAAGGGAATGGAAGCTGTCAAGTTGGATTTGTTGCGTATGTGGGTTTTGTGGGATTTATTTTTGTCGGAGATTTGGCTTACGAAAACGGGCCGGTTTAGCCGAGGATTTGGCGAAACCTCCTATCAGTAGCAGTGGATAGCTCTGACTTCTTTCTCTTACAAACCTCTGCAAAGTCCCTCGCCTGATCACACAGCGCGAGGGAACGCCGATGTTTTTTTCGATTAATGCCCTGCCCGATGGGGCTGCCTCTTGAATCCCGCCCTAGGCAGGTTGGCCCTGGCTCCCATGGATGTGGAGACGAAGGACGTTGAAGCGGTCTTTCGTAATTTCAGGGAGTGCCTTAACTCGTTTGACGATTGGGCTGAGAGCTTCTGGAGCTTTTCGTCGCTGGAAGTCGAGCAGGTGTTCAAGGTTGGGGATGAGGTCGCGCTGGTCGCGCCTGTTTCCTCTAAAGCCCCCAGTACCACCGTTGCAATGTGCAAACCCAATGGTGCGCTGACCCTGGTGCATATGTTTGAGAGCAAGCGGTTTGTGCCGATCGGCAACACGCCGGTCATGCTCCAGGCCATCGCCGAGGACGGCAGCCTGATCGGTCCCCCCATTCATAAAACCATCGGCCCCAGCGGCATCCTCGAAATCACCGACTGCACGCGCGACCAGCAGTATCAGGTCAGCTTCTACCCCGATGTTTCCAAGGATCACGTCAAGGCGCTCTACGCCTCCTATCAGTCGGTGATCAGCTCACTGGAAAGCAGCTTGCGCAGTGAATGGACGAGCACCTTCGAAGAGCAGTGGAAACAGTACTCAAACGCCAGCGCCCTCGACCGTCGCAAGTTGATGGACGTCGCGTTTGTGCGAGGGATTACGAACACGCTGTACAGCCTTTGGGACGGTATTCCAAACCTGTACGACTGGCTGGCGGACATCAAACCCAATAGCGAAAAGTTGCTGCAGTACCTCTCCCAAGGCGAGCTTGAAGAGCTGTTGAAGCTCAGCAATGAGGCCATTGCCAACGGTCTTCTGGTGCTGAGCGATGAACCGCTGTTGTTCATCTATTTGTCGGCGATGGTCAGTTGGGCGCAATTGCTTCCGCCGCCGGAGATGAACGAGCTGCTGGGGGAAATGACTTCCGAGGTACTGCTCAACCTGCTGTTGCTGTTGGCCACCGGCGGCATGGGTGTGGCGGTGCGTTTGGGCCCGCAGGTGCTGGGCAAGGTCAGGTCCGGCCGGGCACGGGTGTTACTCGAGCAGATGGCCAAGTTGGGCGAGGCACCACGGCTGGACTGGCACCCCAGTGTGCTTAAGCCGGTGTCGCTTAAAAATGATCCAGTGTCGATCAAGGCAGCGGCCGTGCCGTTGAAGGCCGGTGTAAACGAGGTTTCGAATCCGGCAGCGCTGGTCCGAAAGCCTAAAGCAGCGCGCACGGCGCTGGTGAAGCAAGAACATGTGGATGATGCCCCGGCTTCGGCGAAAAACCCCAATGGGGATGCTTCGGTCTGTTCGGCGAATACCTATACCAATGGCTGCCCGGTTTCGATGGTTACTGGTGAGGAACTGCTGACCCTCACAGACGGCTCGTTGGAGGGTGTCCTGCCATTTGCCTGGACGCGGTTGTATCGCAGCAGTGCCGTGGAAGTGGATTGCGGGTTGGGGTTTGGCTGGAGTCATGCGCTGGCGCAGCGCTTGGTGGTGAGCGGCGAATCGGTGGTGTGGACCGATCACGAGAACCGCAGCACCACGTTTCCCCTGCCCTCTGCTGCACGGCCGGCGATCACCAATAGCCTGGCGGAAGCGGCGATTTATCTGGGCTCGTTGCCCGATGAACTGGTGCTGGCCCAGGCGTCGCTTTTCTACCACTTCCGTGACGGTGTGCTGACGGCGATCAGCGACGCTTACGACAACCGGCTGCGCATTGCCCGCGATTATTCCGGGCGGATTCAGCGGATCGATAACCATGTTGGTCAGGCATTGCTGCTGCGGTATGAGCGCGGCCATATCGTTGCAATCGACTATCAGGTGCACCGGGAACTCGGCTGGGTCACCGAACAGAACGTTGTTGCCTACAGGTATGACGACGCTTGGCGATTGATTGAAGCGACCAACGCTGTCGGCGAAAGCGAGCGTTATCGGTACGACGATCAGCAGGTGATCCTGGAGCGGGAACTGGCCGGTGGGGCGAGTTTCTTCTGGGAGTGGGAACGGTCCGGCAAGGCGGCAAGGTGCGTCCGGCACTGGGCCAGTTTTTCGCAGATGGACACGCGGTATGTGTGGGACGACAACGGCACGGTCACCGTGCACAACGCCGATGGCAGCCAGGAAGTCTACGTACACGACCAGCGCGCACGGCTGGTGCAGCGGATCGATCCGGACGGCGCGCAGCACTTCAAATCCTACGACGAAAAAGGCCGGCTGACGGTCGAGCAGAATCCGCTGGGAGCGGTGACGGCCTATCAGTACGACGAAGCCGGTCGGTTGATTGCGCTGTTTCCCGGGGACGATACGCCGACGTCCTACGAGCATGACAACGGGTTCGTACGGGTTGTGCGCCGTGGTGACGCGGTGTGGAAATACCAGCGTAACGATCAAGGCGATATCACTCGCAAGACTGATCCGGATGGCAATTACACCGAATACACCTACACCCAACACGGAAAGCTCACGGGTGTTTGGTATCCGGATAACAGCAGCCAACGCTTTATCTGGAACGAACGCGGCCAGCTCATTGAAGAAAAACTGGCGAATGGCGGTGTGCGGCGTTATCGCTATGACGAGCTGGGGCGGCAGGTGGCTTGCGAGGATGAGCATGGTGCGCTGACCCAGTATCAGTGGGACGCCGTAGGTCGTTTGCTGAAAGTGATTCAGCCTGACGGGGCCACACGCGAATTCAGCTACAACCCGTACGGAAAAATCACTGCTGAGCGCGACGAGTTGGGCCGCGTCACCCGCTACGAATACGCCGATGGTCTGCACCTGATCAGCCGCCGGATTAATCCGGACGGCACGCAGCTTAAATACCGTTATGACAATGTTCGGCTGTTACTGACCGAGATTGAAAACGAGGTCGGCGAAACCTATCGGCTCGACTATCACGCCAACGGCCTGATCCAGCAGGAAACCGGATTTGATGGGCGCCGCACCGCCTATGCCTACGACCTCGCCGGGCATCTGCTGGAAAAGACCGAATACGGCGATGACGGCAGTCAGTTGGTTACCGGTTA from Pseudomonas sp. NC02 encodes:
- a CDS encoding sigma-54-dependent Fis family transcriptional regulator codes for the protein MSTPLAHDAIIQDSWRRCRAYGLDHQSTPSFDQLPADGVSQLLESQHSLVQTTHQEVLPYYENILSNSNCLIMLADNQGQVLTSWGTQRFIDPKLARGFSAGASWMERSSGTNAIGTALACAQAVHIEHDEHFLKANRFMTGSAAPIFDAQREIIAVLDVSSDSYLPPSHTLGMVKMMSQTVENRLILNLFRGEHFQLTFNTGLNNLDSQWAGLLIFDESGQVLSANRRADNLLGISLSRVLIDSLFKVSLLELLNQPEGLPFSLQAAGRNRFQCLLKRPKQAPVQARVFVETKKPREPGPTAISLKTLHFGDARVEKAVRQAERLLEKDIPLLIHGETGVGKEVFVKALHQASSRSQQAFIAVNCAAIPAELVESELFGYEKGAFTGANQKGSIGLIRKADKGTLFLDEIGDMPLPTQARLLRVLQERCVQPVGSSELYPVDLRIISATNRSLREQVQLGRFREDLYYRIGGLTLELPPLRERTDKQALFKQLWQQHREPTQWAGLSNEVLALFEQHPWPGNLRQVSSVLQVALAMAEEQPIRVEHLPDDFFVDLNGVVPVCDAVDDSLDLNERLKAVGGNISHLARELGVSRNTLYKRLRQNGNSV
- a CDS encoding sodium:solute symporter; the encoded protein is MISTASDANLFITFGVIGLFLAGMIAVLYATNRESTSFSDYAVGGRSYGPWYIAMCYTNSWWPGSTFTAFFALTIGGALGFYGMVYATLGVTAMYLMARRAWTWGQRFNLRTQPDLLGMRFNSPVVKRVASIIGIISVFPWVVMGIQALAMLFQFASFGRWGVTTCLVAGVVVVLVRQYWTVSMGMRGLIMTDMFQGLIAYVVCAALCVFLLFGDQASFSNLSHLPAKMLLIPGASGTGYGPLYMFSLIFTGVIGSMCWPMSFQRIYTASGVKAVKKGTLYTILLVGGFYGILMLFAAAISQDSNVIAHPQQGWFLSLFDIGGPWMLALAIVIVLAASIGHVDGCVQVCGTQFANDLATWNTPRTDRQLTLLAKSGMVVFIVAASVLAYLTFDYARLQLLAQISYQGIIQLAVPLFFGIFSRRGNKEGAIAGMLAGIVVAIVLTTMYPDDIPGLGSLTSGIVGLVVNAGIFVACALAIKPSAQESVRVEQLFEMAAPGRKVPMGATPVLN
- a CDS encoding choline kinase family protein produces the protein MKALGEACTPQECQLEAAVRGVASWGGTGIRYEPVSGGISNTNWRVEVAGIDTAYFFKVPGVGTEMFIDRRTAHDASLKAAQTGYGAPVFAFLEEFGVEVFEFMEGWRASSNHDFLDRDVRHNALHALKAFNDQPPLVQTKTVFDMIAEHQRQVEQLNGCKPADDAWLRRQCDRARGVLQASGIDLAPCMNDTLAGNFMLNDRRQIRLVDFEYASNNDRHYELALWFGEMFFTDEMELALIEDYFGQVTPQNLARIKLHKALADIKWSTWAMVQHAVSQLDFDFYKYGTWKHMRARSSINDSQWETWLRQA
- a CDS encoding aminoglycoside phosphotransferase family protein; protein product: MSSRLQAKSRLLGALEAAGLSAHVVVEEGTAGIASPVRLATEWAGFTVSAPWGQCYAKVLHDDMRALIDIERTARATQLAADCDVTPGVRLVDATAGVLLLDALPTSEWRWARLDELMQPRRLQALWALKKQLHQGTSPGFARSPLQDIQHLRELCVRYSVALPIDHAWISTCIDLAWTSLQLNASDSVPLHGDGVASNVMIGPDGALQLIDFDYAGSGDPWYDVAISLNELYVFENDWREGIHAWAGECRESDYARCRLYALVNDWYWTLWGLWVGATSARPLEFSKVGQWTLLRCRQSLQDPRFEGWLRQVQEGQA
- a CDS encoding M20 family metallo-hydrolase, with the translated sequence MSISFTPELLVPSEQDLETFEALFRDTSVIGATKAGGLHRLAASAEDGAVRDLFAAWLTERGFDVRVDAVGNMFGLITFNPEAPYVLCGSHLDSQPSAGRFDGVYGVLAGAVAVASLARQLRERGETPACNLAVVNWTNEEGARFQPSLIGSSVFTGDLALQDAWACRDGDGISLKHALQQIGYLGEGRVELDVAGYVEIHVEQGDGLERDGLAIGVVRDTWAALKQRIRFIGEQNHTGPTPMAARKDALLAAAHAITAVRAEADLHGVLLHSSVGRLEIYPNSPNVVPSSVTLHVEYRSPDTELLAAAGARLDASLKATASATSTDYSIESRALREPSHLHHGFAELAYGVGQQLRLPIGNSVTVSGHDAISLSRHYPVCLLFIPSSNGVSHNEAEFTSEQDMRNGLHMLTALLHRACSTPNAYR
- a CDS encoding DeoR/GlpR family DNA-binding transcription regulator encodes the protein MLNQPRLDEIMLLLTQHQRVKASDLAQALFVSEETIRRDFKYLEEAGKLRRIHGGAILPRLNEEQPLQVRSRIKPQAKTRIAVCAAKLVSEGMVLFLDTGTSTLALAQQLTAFSQLRIITNSLDIARLITEQSANQVLVVPGDVRRNDNALIGAHTLEFVRQFHYDIAFMGIGAVDLELGFMDYQEPEALLRRELTKHSLRSVILADDAKFGHRTFINTLPFSAITTLVTNRAPSNDFATRLEQAHVDILYP
- a CDS encoding amidase; translation: MPSVLHAAESIRQGTLTPVQLVEQSLEAIKTHNPTLNAFGDVYTESAREQAEILTAEAQANQFRGPLHGIPFGIKDLFSTANLRTTRGSLTGLDNVPTQDAPIIRRLKEAGAIILGKTATTEFGWTGASTSRVFGNGRNPWNPQLTSGGSSSGSAIAVAARMVPATLGSDGGGSVRIPGAFCGAFALKGSLGRIPTWPWSATEMLSHAGPITRTVRDSALLFDILSGPDPLDHQALPAPTESYLARCDQPLGPVRVAYCPTLFDTPVDPVIAATVEAAVHYLADELPVTVTTLNLDWQDPLATFETLWVGGRGIAYGKSLADRLDQLDPGFAALIKRSADYDLAAYLKAVQQRALFANQVHALFNDYDVLLMPTMPILPFAADRVAPDGWPGEEGAVPWARWTPFTYPFNITGNPAASLPCGFSPSGLPIGLQVIGPRFADAQVLQFCAAVEAIAPWDQHLPPMLMP